The segment TGCATTATATGAACAACGTATACCTCGGACACGGGGCGTTCGGTTTCGATAGCGCATCCGAGTTTTATTTCGGGAAAAAACCTAAGGATTTGAACTTAGCCGAGATGATTGTTTTGGCATCCTTGGCATCCGCACCTAATCGTTATTCTCCATTAAAGAATCCTGATCTTTCTATGGGAAGAGTGGAGGCGATTCTTAAATCTTTGGAAAATGACGGCGCCTTAAGGGAAGATCTACGCCCTTCGATGCGAGATTTATATACTTCGTTTAATACTAGATCCCCCGGTGAGACGGTTTATGGAAATCGAAAGGACGATTCACCATACGTCACCGAACATGTCCGAAAATTTTTGCAAACTCTATACCCGGATACTAATATCTACGAAACCGGCGGGTTTTCGGTGCATACAACGATTTCTCAACCGGTTCAGGCGGAACTGCAGAGGGTGGTTAAATCGCATGTCGATTCCATAATACGATCGGGGCAAGTTAGAAAGCAAAGGTTGACGGAAATCGGTAAGAATTCCGACGCCAATCCGTTTCGAAATCTTGTCGCCGACCTATCACCGGCGCTGGAGCTTTTTATCGATACCGATAAATTCAGGGCGGGAGAAGATAGCGGTTTGCAGGCAGCGGTCGTAGCAGTAGATCCTCAGACCGGGGATGTTCTTTTGCTGCACGGAGGAACCGAATTTAAATCCGATAACCAATTTCCTAGAGCGGCGGGAATGTATCGTCAGACAGGTTCCACAATCAAACCGATCCTTTATGCCGAAGCAATCGACGAAGGGATCGTAACTCCTGCGACTCATATTCTGGATGCTCCGTTGATCTATAGAAATTCCACTTCTAATTGGATGCCCGAAAATATAGGAAGTCAATACGACGGAGATATTTCGGTAAGAATCGCGTTAGCGAAATCCAAAAACACAGCAGCCGTTCAAATTGCCGAAAAATTAGGATTATCAGAAATTTCCGAAACATTCGGAAGATTCTTTTTTCCCGAAGAGAAAATTTTAAAGAATCGCTTTCGAAGGGATCTTTCTCTCGCACTCGGGTCTCTGGAATTATCCCCGTTAGAAATGGCATCCGCCTATTCGTCATTCGCAAACGACGGAAACATCATTCGCCCGCATTTAATTGAGAAAGTTACCGATCGTTCGGGTAATGTCGTTTATCAACGAAAAGAGCAGGATGAATTCAATCTGCATTGGCCGAACGAGAGACGCGCGATATCGCCTCCGACCGCGGAGATCATGATCGATTTGTTGCATGGCAGTGCGAACCATGCCGGCGTTAGGAATACGGGTTATAGGGGAGAGGTCGCGGGAAAAACCGGAACTACTAACGAGTATCGAGACGCATGGTTTATAGGAGTTCGACCCGGAATTTCGATGGCGGTTTGGATCGGCTACGATTCTCCTATCTACGGAATGGGTTCGTCGGCGTTAGGCGGAACGGTCGCCGCGCCGTTATGGGGGACGGTCGCAAAATTATTCGATGTTGCCGAATCGGGAGATCGTGACGAAAGACGAAAATACTCTTTCTCTCAAAGAGCCGTATCGGTTATGATTTGCCCGGAGTCGGGAAAATTGCCCGGCCCCGATTGCAATAAAAAAACAAGCGAACTGTTTCACCCGTCCCACGTCCCGACGGAAATTTGTCCCCTGACTCATAAAGCCGACGCTAAAAGGGAGATCCTAAAGAATGTATTTTAGGTTTTCCGAATATATCTTATGTGCATCTGTCCTTTTTTTTGTTTATGTTCTGCCGGTTTTTTCCATTACGTACGAAGATGCCTATTCGTTGGAAAAAGAATCTCCAGTCTTTGCGATTCCTCTTTACGAGGAAGTCGCTAAAACCGCCTCCAATTCCGATGTGCGGAAGACCGCTTCGACACGGCTTTACTTTCTTTACGAAAAATTTAATAAGTATATCCCCGCTTTGCAATACCAGATTAGGGCCGGTACGATTAAAAATAAAAAAGGGGAATGGTCAGGTTTTGTTCAGGGACTTGCTCAAGGCTTGGGCGTAAGTCCTTACGCTTTAATCGGGATCACCCATTCCTGCGCTAAATCGACTCGGCAGTTTGCTCCTGTCGAACAAACGACTGTTTCTGATGCCGCAGTAAATCCGCCGCAGTCGATACCGGAACCCTATCGTTCCCTTTCGAAAAAGGAGAATCTCCCGCTAGTTCGGCTTTGTTACTCGCTTAAAATGAAGACGAGAGACTACGAAGGCTGGGATCATGTATTTGCCTACTTGGTCGAGAGAGGTCTGTTAACTAAAGACGCCGCTTTGCCGCTTTGGGTGGGTTCCGCATTACAATCGGGAAAAGGAACACCTTATCGTAGAATTTTTTTATCCGGTCGATCCAAGAGCCTCAGCGTGGATTCCAAGTCGGATATACTATATCTATATGCGAAGTTTCTACGAAATAGGGGGCGTCTAGAAGCGAGTGCCCGCTATTTTTTAATGAGCTCCTCCTACGGCAATGTAAGACGAGGCAAACTCGAATCCGCTAAGAACTTATTACTTATGGATCGTAAAAAGGAGGCCTGTTCCTTTCCCTCGGATACGTACACCGGAGGAGAAGAAGCAGAGTTGCTCTTCCGCAAAATATGTCAGATGTCCAGCACGGACTGGATTAGTTCATACCTACCAGCGTTGAAAATACTAATAAAGGAAAATCCGGATCCTGTCTTTGCATATGCAATTCACGGTGGCGGAAGGGAAGGCGCGGAGTATTTCCTTTCTCTAATGAATACGGGAATATCGGACAGGGACGATGACGGCGAAGAAGAGACCGAGTTTAATGAAATCCTGTCGAAGCTTCTTCCTGACGAAGAAAAGAATCATCTTCCGTTCTGGGACATTAGAGATCGCGAAGCGAATTTACTTTTATCCGATCGAACAAAATATATTTGTAAAGTGATTCGACGACCGTTCTTCGGACCGGTCAGCATTCAACCTCAATTTTGCAAGGAAGTACTTCCGGGAAATTTGGATACGATCTTGGCCTCGGTTAACGAAGAGGAAGAAGATGCAAGTTACGCTTTTGCCGACCTCGGATATCTACCTGTCAACGCAAAGTGGATTTGGAAGAATTTTCCGATCTCCGATGGGTCGAATCCGCTCGATGTCACAAGTTCCACTCCGGTAGCCGGTCCGCTTTCCATATTAGGGCCTTGGAACTTAGATTACATCGTGTATCGAAAAATTTTAAAAAGAACTTACGCTGAAATTCGAAAAGGGAATGAATATTATATTATATCGGTGAAGCCTAGCTCGATTCTTTGGGAAAAGCAATAATCGCGTACGGGTTGTGCTTAAAATATTCCTGATACAATTCGATCTATTTTTCGTTCTCGGAAACTGTTGAAAGATAGAATGGGAAGTCCGACCCGACTAACCTATGCGTATCGGTATGGGATCTCATTGGCGAAGGAATAGTTTGCGGCGGGAAGCCGTTTCGATATTGGCAAATGACTCGCCAACGCAATCAATGCCGACATTAGGCTAAAGTATAATTTTTATTGCACCTTGGTATTTTAATTTCGTAAACTTTACCAGCAGGAAAACACGATGAATAAACAAAATTTCATAATATATATTTCTATTGTACAAATTCTAATTTTTATTTCGTGTAGCGTATCGGATTCAAAATCGTCCGTGCGCCAAGCTCCGAAGCTGGAAGAATTCAATGCCGAATTTGAACGGAAGATCTATAAGGTCGCCGAAGGAATCTACTCGGCCGTCGGTTTCGGAATTTCAAATTCGATATTAATCGTTGGAAAGGACGGGTTGATTATCGTCGACACTTTGGAAGATCTTAAATCGGGCGAGGAAGTTATGGCGGAGTTTCGTAAGATTTCCGATTTGCCGGTTAAGGCGATCGTTTATACTCACAGTCATCCGGATCATATTTTCGGTTCTCCGGCATTTGCGATAAGCGGCAATCCGGAGGTTTTTGCCCATGAAAGTTTGAAGACGAATATAGAAAGACTGGCTAGCGAAACGACTCCCATCATCGGTTCCAGAAGCGCACGGATGTACGGAAATTACTTAACGAAAGACGAGGTAGTTAACGTAGGAATAGGGCCTTACCAGGGATATAATAGCTCGACTAAGATCGATTATCTGCCTCCTACAAAAACGTTTCAGGAGAAATTATCGGTTACCATTGCAGGAGTACCATTAGAATTGATTCATGCACCCGGAGAAACGGACGATCAGATTTACGTTTGGATTCCGGATCGTAAAGCCTTATTAGTGGGGGATAATTTCTACAAATCGTTTCCGAATTTATATACGATTCGAGGAACTTGGTTTCGAAGTCTTAAAAAATGGTATCAATCGTTGGATATTGCCCGGGCCCTTCGACCCGAATATCTAGTTCCTAGTCATGGACGTCCTCTTAACGGGTCTTCCGGTATTTCCGGAATTTTAACCGATTACCGGGACGCGATTCAATTCGTTCACGATCAATCCCTGCGCGGAATCAATCGCGGATTCAACCCCGACGACTTAGTGGAATATGTTAAGTTGCCGAAGCATTTGGCTTCATCGCCTTATCTCCAGGAAGTATACGGAAAAGTTTCCTGGTCCGTTCGGGCAGTCTTTAGCGGAAACTTAGGTTGGTTCAGCGGCGATTCCGCCGACTTACAACCGTTATCTAGGAATGAGCA is part of the Leptospira broomii serovar Hurstbridge str. 5399 genome and harbors:
- a CDS encoding transglycosylase domain-containing protein, which produces MQEIGVRTLFESKFECPACGTLSRIPESVPTETVFRLTCYRCGHKALVRLAHKVNVQDPEPIHVFTPNPQPKLQTHEAAHNFSNRADSKPESPKASLSSRFAESLNGKIASLREKFEAPSESRPWFQKIRAREPGEDTNPFRPPIKTLAERLLDRGRRFRIPKIRLNFWLYLLPLPFVLVFLIFFWIGVIQRESEVEGLLNVFYIHQPTVIYDRDGKKVSEIFGKKTSNLEWNAYPENLKRMVLLVEDRNFYSHGGIHYSSLLRAFFVNVSNLRFKQGASTITQQLSRILLNDREKSLERKLKEAQLAYALESHLDKQKILLHYMNNVYLGHGAFGFDSASEFYFGKKPKDLNLAEMIVLASLASAPNRYSPLKNPDLSMGRVEAILKSLENDGALREDLRPSMRDLYTSFNTRSPGETVYGNRKDDSPYVTEHVRKFLQTLYPDTNIYETGGFSVHTTISQPVQAELQRVVKSHVDSIIRSGQVRKQRLTEIGKNSDANPFRNLVADLSPALELFIDTDKFRAGEDSGLQAAVVAVDPQTGDVLLLHGGTEFKSDNQFPRAAGMYRQTGSTIKPILYAEAIDEGIVTPATHILDAPLIYRNSTSNWMPENIGSQYDGDISVRIALAKSKNTAAVQIAEKLGLSEISETFGRFFFPEEKILKNRFRRDLSLALGSLELSPLEMASAYSSFANDGNIIRPHLIEKVTDRSGNVVYQRKEQDEFNLHWPNERRAISPPTAEIMIDLLHGSANHAGVRNTGYRGEVAGKTGTTNEYRDAWFIGVRPGISMAVWIGYDSPIYGMGSSALGGTVAAPLWGTVAKLFDVAESGDRDERRKYSFSQRAVSVMICPESGKLPGPDCNKKTSELFHPSHVPTEICPLTHKADAKREILKNVF
- a CDS encoding alkyl sulfatase dimerization domain-containing protein, yielding MNKQNFIIYISIVQILIFISCSVSDSKSSVRQAPKLEEFNAEFERKIYKVAEGIYSAVGFGISNSILIVGKDGLIIVDTLEDLKSGEEVMAEFRKISDLPVKAIVYTHSHPDHIFGSPAFAISGNPEVFAHESLKTNIERLASETTPIIGSRSARMYGNYLTKDEVVNVGIGPYQGYNSSTKIDYLPPTKTFQEKLSVTIAGVPLELIHAPGETDDQIYVWIPDRKALLVGDNFYKSFPNLYTIRGTWFRSLKKWYQSLDIARALRPEYLVPSHGRPLNGSSGISGILTDYRDAIQFVHDQSLRGINRGFNPDDLVEYVKLPKHLASSPYLQEVYGKVSWSVRAVFSGNLGWFSGDSADLQPLSRNEQAKLVSDLAGGEEKLLVFAENKLEQKNYQSALQLTGYILRINSGNKKAKEIRIRSLRELGQKEINANARHYYLTEAIEIRDGFVAKLQVKPNPPLLRRYPLSVFFDNLATNLDPVASAKIDGKVSFKFKDTGDEFTIHLRKGVAEITSKLASDSNILVYLNSQEWKEMLLRVRNPVAALRGFEYKKGNLLEFAKFLGNFSPMEPVLPYLGDN